In one window of Microbacterium natoriense DNA:
- a CDS encoding substrate-binding and vWA domain-containing protein — protein MSPRRRILRRTPAAIAATALIALVLSACTPGDDTGTDTEGQGFPSDGCTHITIATSSEKVNMLDKLAEAFKDSPEHDGLKTCATVRPINVSSGNAARYLTAGDDWPSDDHDLWPTLWSPASTVWTDRVAAAASANLVGEPASFTRTPVVFGMPEPMAKALGWPDKPISITDLSQLCQDPEGWGSVGKDIWGAFKISKTNPNTSTTGLSTILMQSYEASGKSADLTSADVDAAADFSRVFEECVIHYGDTTGNVLSTLYDETQNGSNGSAYVSAVALEETSLLNYNQGNPDSHTVQPGETLTPPKTKLVAVYPAGGSMWSDNPVTVLGAQWVTAEQRTAGEAFAAFLQTTDAQKILPEYGFRPLDESVPLGKLFTANFGVDPAQPAVTLPKPDVDVISTAIDQWTQVRKPSSVLELIDISGSMDDPIGDGRSRLDGAIQGAQTTLDHFRSTDEVGVWAFTTGISSDAGEGIQILRDVTALGSDGEKLDSSLEDLHYAQRNGTPLYDAILTAYEAMSERAEPGRINAIVVLSDGEDTDSATSLDSLIAKIGKSTKEGGSDAPVRIFPIAYGEGADTSALQRIADATGGQLFDASNAERIDLVFASVINNF, from the coding sequence ATGAGCCCGCGACGCAGGATCCTCCGCAGAACGCCGGCCGCCATCGCGGCCACGGCCCTCATCGCTCTGGTCCTGTCGGCCTGCACGCCGGGCGACGACACGGGAACCGACACCGAAGGACAGGGTTTCCCCTCGGACGGCTGCACGCACATCACCATCGCGACGTCGTCGGAGAAGGTGAACATGCTCGACAAGCTCGCCGAGGCCTTCAAGGACTCGCCCGAGCACGACGGCCTGAAGACCTGCGCGACCGTGCGACCGATCAACGTCTCGTCCGGCAACGCCGCACGCTATCTCACCGCGGGCGACGACTGGCCCAGCGACGATCACGACCTGTGGCCGACGCTGTGGTCACCGGCCTCCACGGTGTGGACCGACCGCGTCGCCGCCGCCGCGTCGGCGAATCTCGTCGGGGAACCTGCGTCGTTCACCCGCACCCCGGTCGTGTTCGGCATGCCCGAACCGATGGCGAAGGCTCTCGGCTGGCCCGACAAGCCGATCAGCATCACCGACCTGTCGCAGCTGTGCCAGGACCCGGAGGGCTGGGGGAGTGTCGGGAAGGACATCTGGGGCGCGTTCAAGATCTCGAAGACGAACCCGAACACCTCGACGACGGGACTCTCGACGATCCTGATGCAGTCGTACGAAGCATCCGGCAAATCGGCGGATCTCACCTCGGCCGACGTCGACGCCGCAGCCGACTTCTCCCGCGTGTTCGAGGAGTGCGTGATCCACTACGGCGACACCACAGGCAACGTCCTGTCGACGCTCTACGACGAGACGCAGAACGGCTCGAACGGCTCTGCCTACGTCTCGGCGGTGGCTCTCGAGGAGACCTCGCTCCTCAACTACAACCAGGGCAACCCCGATTCGCACACGGTGCAGCCGGGTGAGACCCTGACCCCGCCCAAGACCAAGCTGGTGGCGGTGTACCCCGCGGGCGGCTCGATGTGGTCGGACAACCCCGTCACGGTGCTCGGCGCCCAGTGGGTCACCGCCGAGCAGCGCACTGCCGGAGAAGCCTTCGCCGCCTTCCTGCAGACGACCGACGCCCAGAAGATCCTGCCCGAGTACGGCTTCCGTCCACTCGACGAATCGGTGCCGCTCGGCAAGCTGTTCACGGCGAACTTCGGCGTCGATCCCGCGCAGCCGGCGGTGACGCTGCCCAAACCCGACGTCGACGTCATCTCGACAGCGATCGATCAGTGGACGCAGGTGCGCAAGCCCTCCTCCGTGCTCGAACTCATCGACATCTCCGGCTCGATGGACGACCCGATCGGCGACGGGCGGTCTCGCCTCGACGGAGCGATCCAGGGAGCGCAGACCACACTCGATCACTTCCGCTCCACCGACGAGGTGGGCGTCTGGGCGTTCACCACGGGGATCTCATCGGATGCCGGTGAAGGCATACAGATTCTGCGCGACGTCACCGCGCTCGGGTCGGACGGCGAGAAGCTCGACTCCTCACTTGAGGATCTGCACTACGCGCAACGCAACGGCACGCCGCTCTACGATGCGATCCTCACTGCCTACGAGGCCATGAGCGAACGCGCCGAGCCCGGCCGCATCAACGCGATCGTCGTGCTCTCCGACGGCGAGGACACCGACTCCGCCACCTCGCTCGACTCGCTGATCGCGAAGATCGGCAAGAGCACCAAAGAGGGCGGAAGCGACGCTCCTGTGCGTATATTCCCGATCGCGTATGGAGAGGGAGCCGACACCTCTGCTCTGCAGCGGATCGCGGATGCCACGGGCGGGCAGCTGTTCGACGCGTCGAACGCCGAGCGCATCGATCTCGTCTTCGCCTCCGTGATCAACAACTTCTGA
- a CDS encoding MarR family winged helix-turn-helix transcriptional regulator: MGISDDAVEIRARGWRTLAALHGIIETELERALGASVDLSVVEYTVLDALSRQDGWHMRMQQLARAAALSPSATTRLVTRLEDRGLLTRILCADDRRGIYTELTPTGRELYEKAHPIHDETLERTLGEAVAQPELSPVVHALQGTSALT, from the coding sequence ATGGGCATCTCCGACGACGCCGTCGAGATCCGGGCACGCGGATGGCGCACCCTGGCGGCTCTGCACGGAATCATCGAGACCGAGCTCGAACGCGCACTCGGAGCATCCGTCGATCTCTCCGTCGTCGAATACACCGTGCTCGACGCGCTCAGCCGGCAGGACGGCTGGCACATGCGGATGCAGCAGCTGGCCCGCGCGGCGGCGCTGAGCCCGAGCGCCACCACACGACTCGTCACGCGTCTCGAGGATCGCGGGCTGCTCACCCGCATCCTGTGCGCCGACGACCGCCGCGGCATCTACACCGAGCTGACCCCGACCGGGCGCGAGCTGTACGAGAAGGCGCATCCCATCCACGACGAGACACTCGAACGCACGCTCGGCGAGGCGGTCGCGCAGCCCGAGCTCTCACCCGTCGTGCACGCGCTGCAGGGGACTTCGGCGCTCACCTGA